The genomic window CCTTATTACACCAAGCAATCGCCATAGCCCTTAACTCAACTTTCACTAGGATTCTGACATTCAAGGGGGCAAGAAAATAGCCCTGACAGTTGTAATATTGTCATTGATTACTAAGGGTTTCATGTAGAAATCAGACAATTTGATAGCATTGTCAATGTTCTTCAATCCTTCTTTGAGTCTCATTGTTTCCTTCTTCAACCTCTCTTCCATGGAAGCCAAAGCCACTGCCACATCTACTAAGCACTCTAAGGAAAAGACAACATCATTTTTGTTTAAACCCATCGTCTTTGCTTCTATATCAGATGAATTCTCATGATAATGGGAATTCCTATTTCAAGTAGAGTTGAAAATTAAGTGATCCTATACCTGTAAGGATTTGGATATTGGTTTTCAAGCGTTATGATTAAAATAGTTCAACACTACCTAGAGATATTTGGAAGATATATAAAACAATTGTGGATATGAACAGTACTAACCTTTGATCATCAAAGCAATTATGGTCTGCTTCTAGTAGCAccactaaatttagcatacagaGGACGAACACCACATGTTGTAACAATCTTTGTAGACCATCTGAACTGCAGATCTGCAAATGCTGTTATAATAGAAGAATAACCAGTATCTCTGGGTTCATCGTCATTCCGAATTTGCCAAACTCAACTGAAAATACAGCTGCCAGCCACTGCCAAATTGGTTTGCCAATCAATCAAGAATCAGAATTCCCGATTAATACCTCACAATTTCAAAGCATAATATGGACCTTGAACAACTTGAAACCAGACTACTTATATAATGATAAAAAGGCATACAGATTTTGGCCTACACTTTAAATGCTTAGAAGTTCATagaacaaagaaataaaaaccaGAAGACAAGAAAAGCAGACATTTTACATTCAACCAACAATTGGTTTTAATcttaaaaaggaaaaggaaaaaaaaaatctatttatggAGGTGGATGTTGGTAAACAGATTGAACTTTAGATTCCAACAAAGAAACATATCTATCAAGAACTGAAATCACAGCTTCAAACTCAGTCACTTGCTGTTCTATTGCATCAATCTgttgaacatattcatcaaagtTCCCACTCTTGTTTTTCAACTGTTCAACAAATACCCTTAACCCAGATGCCACATCCCCAAATCCTTTGTACTCTTGAGCCACTCTCAGATTCATCTTCTCCAATAGCTCCAAAACATTGTTAGTCCCCTGCACAAACAAAGGTTAAACAAAACCTGGATAGCCTTCAAAGGATTGAAAACTGGAGCGAGGTATCTGAATTATAATGAAGTATTTGGAGTTTTAGAGAGATTTGAAATGGAGATATAGGGAAACCTGGAGTTCTGATTTGACCATTGAAGAGAGGCTGGTAAAGAGATCGTTGAGCGACTCGGCAAGGTCGTCTTGGACTTCTGGCTCTTTGTCAGCCATGGCAGGCTTGGACTGGAACCAAGTAATTTTTGCGTTAGGTTTCTCCAACGATGAGATTTAATATTAAGCAAGCATGAATGGCCTTCTAAGGAAAACTGAGCTTTTAATCACCTCAAAACAGTATGGGCCTTTCGATGAGAAAGCAACTCATCTCAACCATTGAAAACGAAGTAAAAATGTCGAAAtgggtttattatttattttcaatataactattcttctttctttatttcataCAAATCCCTTAATTTGGTTATTTATCCAATCCTAACTAATTGCTATCATTTTGAAAggctaaactattaaaatagtctctctttttttatttatcttaaattacattttagtcatttatatttaaaatgttacgttttaatcacttacatTAACGTGtcgtaacattttagtcactcagctgttaattgtcattaatggtgtaacggtaagctgacatgacatgacacgttaaatcatcatttcaaacaaaagttttaggttaaattatacaattggtcctcatattttttcgttttgagtaatttaatttttttatattcttttaactttctttgtttttttttaatttccattctcttttgcttctccttTCGTTTTCCTCCCATCTTCATCTTTTTTAActtagtttttttatgtttttcatttgttaaaattagtccctgtatttttatttttttaacaatttaattttttctttttatttttttattttccttttcttcttcccatCTAGTTTTAACAattggaaaatatagaaaaactacattaaaagagatggagaatggAGGGAAATAGAGAAAtaagcagaagagaatgaaaaataaagaaaaataaaggaaagttaaaagaacatagaagaaaaaaattaaattgctcaaaacaaaaaaaatatggggaccaattgtataatttaacctaaaattttttgtttgaaatgatgatttaacttaccacatcagcttaccgttacaccgttaatgacaattaaaggcttaatgactaaaatgttacaacatgttaacgtaagtgactaaaacgtaacatttcaaacatatgtgactaaaatgtaactttaaggcaaacaaaattgactattttgataatttatctaaaatgttaatattttatgtaACTCCCCGATTAGTTTATTGTTGTTTTTGTGAAATTTGatacttcaatggttaagtgttttgggtgtgtgtatgaggtcttgggttcaagtcccacatttggaaaattttgttattttttttatgttgggTAGGCTTAGATAGTATCGTTTGtaaactcatattagaatgagtTTGTTGGCTCTAGTGGTAAAGAGTTAGCTTGTCttgaggtcttgtgtttgaatctttgTACGAGCGTGGATCTTAATTTTTATGAAGTTTTGAGCTACTATTGTCGAGGGTAAGTTTTTGAATTGTTTATGAATTTCTGTTGCGATTTTGCATTTGGTTGCGTTGTGCTCAAGGGGGGTCTCGTTTGGAATTGTAAACTCATTTTGATTATGGGTGTTTTGTGATAATTTTAGGTTCTGTTCACTCCGGGGGTGCGATTGGTTCAAAAACAAACCAAGTGTGTACTCCTAACACGAAAAATCGAGCTTCAGCGAAAGCAGAAATTGGAGTCTATCgacgccacacggccgtgtggtcggccgtgtgactgACAAAGGTGTGGTCGTGCacatgacacgaccgtgtgatggtgtgagtgcagccgtgtgggccacatgggcaaggccaatctgggcgtgtgggcccatacgggcatgtgggcctaaaattttaaaaattttcctacgGTCGTACGGGCCAATCTGATCAACTGTGGGTCTACCGTAGGGccagtaagggctaaccaaaccttaATTTTTGTGATATGATATTCCGATAGTCTACTCTGAGTAAGACACCGATATGTATGGCTGGCTGTTCTGTTTGAGTATATGTATGTtatctgtatacgagcatgttaatTCTGTATTTTGTATCCgtgtttggggtgggatttgcatatgtggaggaagtgatctatACAACAACCTTTCGCCTATATTTTGGCAACTTGATTGCATATTATTCTGTCATGTGTCGTAttgacactatgtggtgtgttgggataggtgggtgtttttaaccccacatggtgtgatgggatggtcggagatggtgtgtagaggatgggggtagaaTTCTGTATATCtgttatgattatttgattatactATCTTTATCTATCATGAACTTAGGTCCTAATTTGTATCTGACAGTATGTGAAAGTCTGTGTATGTTGCATgactatttctgttgggttacacattgagtttatgaaaactcacatctatttgtctgttctgttcaggtaattcACAAACATAGAGTCGGTGTGACGGAGGCTCAACGGTGACCACTTGACGGGAAACTGTTTCCATTCTTATTATTTaatggttttattgaaattttcgGTTTTcgtgagagttttgtaatttttggaatcTCTGAACTTTTTGGActgtttggtttaaattttttgtCTGGTTGCATTTTGATTTCTAAATTGCGACGACTTGAAAAAAATATCGATTTTGAAAACACGAGTGTGGTTTTGTTTTAAACGGTTTTTCAACTTTCGCTGCGAAATGATTTGGATAACATTAAAGGATAACATGTAACGGtcatgtcgaaaccattttttgaaaacaaaaattagttgtcgactttaaaaaaaattggagtcgccaccgatccttgattgagatgtgatcggctcaccttaaaaacgattttggtctacaaattttgagaaaacaggttcgggagtcagttacgcacgaggaagggttagcaccctcgtaacgcccaaaaatcggtaccaaattgattatttaatatcttagtgtcgagggttaaaaagatttttttaaaaaactcaaaTGATAAAATCTGAAAAGGATAATCAAATGTTCAAGTCAGATAAAGAAATcgagacccaatacgttagggtacaatttctcaaaatccccgAACTTTGGATATCGCTTTTTagcttttaaagaaaatattcatttcgagaaagcaATATGTCattcccaatacgttaggacaccaCAAATTAAGTtctcaaaaatgatttttatacttatgcaCTTTAAATAAAGAATATTCTTGGTTATTTAGGATTaataaagaaaatcggaacccaatacgttagggctcaatttcctcgaAAATCCTGAATATCAAATATTGCACTATTTTttagaaattcttatttcgagatgacAAAACGTcgtgaccagtaagttaggacccaacatttttgaattcccgagaataagcttttatttgaaatatgtacaattgtaaaaataaatactTGGCCCTCTAAGTTCATCGAATAGAAGCGAAGCCCAATAAATTAGGACACAATCATTCTCAAAAAatatgaatgccaaatatttaaaaaaaattaaaaatacgattttaaatgctttgatgaaaccaaaatatattttaaaagtatgataaaaagaatttaacacacaacatgaaacaaatactttaatttaaactatacatgtacatatattatAGAAAATGCGTGTATATGTGCATGGAATATGAAATATAAGAGATGcatatgtattataaaatgtcaatgcgtatatatatataaaagtcatgaaaataaaataataataaaatttatataatatatgtacatacattttaaaaataataaaaataaaaatgtataagcataatatattagtaaattatgaaaatatggatatatatttatatataaaaaatgcagaaaatatatgtataataggTTTGAAtagagtatgtatatatatattataaaaaatgtatatatatttggattataaaatatgaaaaactatataaatattataacatataaatatatgtacgtatatatatgtatataaaaataagaaaaaataaaataacaataaaatataagatatgtatatatattaaaaaaacatttaaaatatatacatatatatataataagatacatatatgcatatatatatgtattgaaataacaataatagtaaatactaataataatacagtaataataataaaatttaaaagtattaataaaaaataaataataaaaaaaccataaaatgacaaattaaggattaatttgaaaataaacagattttaaagttgaattaaaaaatagaaaacgaGAAAGGGAGCAAATTAAAACACGCGCAATAGAACGAGGACCGAAATAGAAAATTACCCAATCCGCCCAAAACGCTGCGCATCATTTGGATCAatttgaaacagaaataaaatgtgacagaaaatttaaaagaaataaaaattttaatttagacaaactaTAAAGTCAGGAGAACTAATTGCGTAAATAGTTCATTTGTAACAAAAGACGCGGATCCTATGGAAATGGGTCGGGTTGCACGGGCTATTGGCTATATGGCGCCGTTTTGGGGCCACTGAAACAGgccccaaacgacgtcgttttaagccCTATAAAAGCCCctcttaaaaccctaaaaatcattgTTCTCTGCCATTTTTCAATCGCGCCGTTTCCATCTCCCCTCTTTTGTTTCCGACCCATTTCCGATCGGCCACAACGACGACGAAGGCGCCTCGACGGTAAGTACTCTCTTCCTTTCTTTTACGTTTAGTTTTTGttttaagaaacaaaagaaaaaaagcaaaataaaataaaaacagtaaaaagaacagagaaaaaaaacaaaatccgtCACCTTCAAAATCCTTgcttttctgtttttcttttttattttctttaatttttttcaatacaaAATTTGTCTCCCCCCCCAAATCAGTTTACAATCAGCCCTTTTATaccaaaaactaataataattaaataaacaaataaaaatcctATCACTTGCTCGTTGTGCTGTGGTTCGTGGTTTGTTTGTAGGAAGAACGTGAAAACGGCGTGGGGGTTGCTGTGACATGGGGCGTGCGCGGCGCTGGAATTTGCTGCGACGTGGAGAACGTGCGCGGCGCAGGGGAAGACTTAGGGTTTCTGGAAACAGTTTAGCATTAGGTTAATTGGGTTAGGCTGCATTTGGGCTTGAGTTAATGAaattgggccatgttgggccgaatgTATATAGTTTATTGGGCTGTGCAAATGGTTTTGGGCCCAGGGCAATAATTGGGTATTACAGgtcaataataaatttataaatgaacACGTTTTATTAAACTTGGACGTTTTATTGAAGGATCATtagtttcaaaacccttcttcgtgACACTactggattcggccataacgtctaggccgggtttggggtgttacattttaaaaatctaaagatATTGTGATATAAccttagaaattttggtaaattcttaaaaatattgGTATGCCAAAATGTTTTAGTTGATTAAGTTTGGGCATTAATGAAATCTTTAGAAATTTGATAAACCCATAGAAATTTTGGTATAACCTTAGAAGTTTTGGCAAGACTTTAGCAATTTTGGTAAATCTAAGATATTTCGATATAACTTTAAACACAAAATATTGAGTTCATCGAGTCTGAGAtactaagaaaatttttaaaatttttgatataaccttaaaaattttagtaacaCCTTTGGAGATTTAATACaacattaaaaattttggtaaaactttatatattttgatataactTCATGAATATTGATAAATCTTTTGGTATGCCCAAATATGAGTTATTCAAGTCTATCTGTAAAGATTTTAGTAAACTGTTGGGTCTAAAATAGCtcacatatatttaaaattttacaagttgctttaatacatttaattaaacttcatatttaataattattgtctTGTCGGTTAAGTTTTAACTTGATTAGCATAGTTATTGTTGTCAATACAGGAGGACGTGAGTTCAAATACGCTGAAGTACaatatcctcttatttatggattAGGGAGAGGCTATGTGTTGAAAAATCAAATATGATCAgaacatataataaaattgataaaaaaaagttattgtcTTTGTAATCAAATGTAAAGCACCAAACTTCTCGGAGTGATGTATGATGATGCTCACATTTTACAAGTCTAAGATTTaccatatttataattttacaacttTGATTGCAAGCCTCCACAAGATGATTATTGCATACAGTgcaatgaaatataaaattacattcaCTTCCCTAAAAATCTAACATTTTTATACAGTTGAAGAGAGAAGTTGATCTAATTAAATGGCTTGAGAAACCGAAGCCTGGGTTGGATGATTCTATAACTCGGGTTCTCTTTAGGGGCTCATGCTTATTGATTCTTCTTCAACAAAGATATGGCATTGCCATATACGAGCACCATATTTGAAAACACAGAAAGGACAATCATGACAATAGCTAACATCCTGTCCTCCTTTCTCGATATAACATGGCGATCCCTGAAACCGGATGGAGTATGATTTGATGGAAACCAAACAATAATGGTAACATCGACTTTAAAACCAAAGATGATGAACTGAATGGAATTGAAAACCT from Gossypium hirsutum isolate 1008001.06 chromosome D12, Gossypium_hirsutum_v2.1, whole genome shotgun sequence includes these protein-coding regions:
- the LOC107945767 gene encoding biogenesis of lysosome-related organelles complex 1 subunit 2, which gives rise to MADKEPEVQDDLAESLNDLFTSLSSMVKSELQGTNNVLELLEKMNLRVAQEYKGFGDVASGLRVFVEQLKNKSGNFDEYVQQIDAIEQQVTEFEAVISVLDRYVSLLESKVQSVYQHPPP